The following coding sequences lie in one Primulina huaijiensis isolate GDHJ02 chromosome 2, ASM1229523v2, whole genome shotgun sequence genomic window:
- the LOC140971403 gene encoding inositol oxygenase 4-like, with product MTILIEQPPLEFDIAEKKVPCDDANELVLDGGFVMPKLELDGKFDAPEINSFGNSFRDYNAQSERQKTVEEFYRLNHINQTVEFVKKMRAEYMKLDKLDMSIWECCELLNDVVDDSDPDLDEPQIEHLLQTAEAIRKDYPNDDWLHLTALIHDLGKVLLLPRFGSLPQWAVVGDTFPLGCSFDESIVHHKYFKTNPDLENPSYNTKNGIYEEGCGLENVLMSFGHDDYMYLVAKENGTTLPSAALFVIRYHSFYPLHRAGAYTHLMNKEDKENLKWLHIFNKYDLYSKSKVRVDVEKVKPYYLSLIEKYFPAKLRW from the exons ATGACGATTCTCATCGAGCAGCCTCCCCTTG AGTTCGACATTGCCGAGAAGAAAGTTCCATGCGATGATGCGAATGAACTTGTGTTGGATGGAGGCTTTGTGATGCCAAAATTGGAATTGGATGGGAAATTCGACGCACCCGAAATCAATTCTTTTGGCAATTCATTCAg GGACTACAATGCTCAAAGTGAGAGACAAAAGACCGTGGAGGAATTCTACCGCCTCAACCACATTAATCAAACAGTTGAATTT GTGAAGAAAATGAGGGCAGAATATATGAAACTCGATAAACTAGACATGAGCATATGGGAGTGTTGCGAGCTTCTGAACGATGTGGTGGACGATAGCGATCCCGATTTGGACGAGCCACAAATCGAGCACTTGCTGCAAACTGCCGAGGCCATCAGGAAAGATTACCCCAACGACGATTGGCTGCACTTGACCGCCCTCATTCACG ATCTTGGGAAGGTGCTGCTTCTACCTAGATTTGGATCGCTGCCTCAATGGGCTGTTGTTGGTGACACATTCCCTCTTGGCTGTTCCTTTGATGAATCCATTGTACATCATAAG TATTTCAAGACTAATCCTGACCTTGAGAACCCTTCTTACAACACTAAAAATGGAATTTACGAAGAGGGTTGCGGATTAGAGAACGTCTTGATGTCGTTTGGGCACGACGATTATATGTATTTG gtGGCTAAGGAAAATGGAACCACTCTACCTTCGGCTGCATTGTTCGTCATCCGATACCATTCATTTTATc CCTTGCACAGGGCTGGAGCATATACACACTTAATGAATAAGGAGGATAAAGAGAACCTGAAATGGCTTCATATTTTTAA cAAGTATGATTTATACAGTAAAAGCAAAGTTCGTGTTGATGTTGAAAAGGTGAAACCATACTACCTCTCCCTCATTGAGaag TATTTTCCTGCGAAGCTTCGATGGTAA
- the LOC140971401 gene encoding ATP-dependent 6-phosphofructokinase 3-like: protein MGLECNSKPKIVTGEYGYILEDVPHLSDYIPNLPVHSNPLQDNPAYSAVRQYFIHVDDSVPQKVVVHKDSPRGVHFRRAGPREKVYFESEDVHACIVTCGGLCPGLNTVIREIVCGLHHMYGVNRVIGINGGYRGFYSKNTVSLTPNSVNDIHKRGGTILGTSRGGHDTKKIVDSIEDRGINQVYIIGGDGTQKGAAVIFEEIKRRGLKVAVAGIPKTIDNDIPVIDKSFGFDSAVEEAERAINAAHVEATSIENGIGFVKLMGRYCGFIAMYATLASRDVDCCLIPESPFYLEGAGGLFEYIEKRLKEQGHMVIVMAEGAGQELLSEEFRTANQHDASGNKLLDDVGLWISRRIKDHFSKKRKIAINLKYIDPTYMIRAIPSNASDNVYCTLLAQSAVHGAMAGFTGFTVGLVNGRQTYIPFYRINELRNKVIITDRMWARLLSSTNQPSFLSRKQATEVDKKEHPDTQLLDDSFADGEAVTKDITC from the exons ATGGGATTGGAGTGTAATTCGAAGCCTAAAATCGTGACTGGGGAGTATGGTTACATTTTGGAGGACGTGCCACACTTGTCTGATTATATTCCTAACCTTCCT GTTCATTCGAATCCTTTGCAAGATAATCCTGCATATTCAGCTGTTAG GCAATATTTTATCCATGTCGATGATTCCGTACCACAAAAG GTTGTTGTTCACAAGGATAGTCCAAGAGGAGTTCATTTTAGACGAGCTGGTCCTCGCGAAAAA gTTTATTTCGAGTCTGAAGATGTCCATGCTTGTATTGTCACGTGTGGAGGTTTATGCCCTGGTCTAAACACAGTTATTCGGGAAATAGTATGTGGTTTACATCATATGTATGGGGTAAATCGAGTTATAGGAATAAAT GGAGGATACCGAGGTTTTTACTCGAAAAACACCGTCTCTCTAACGCCCAACTCTGTAAACGACATTCATAAACGTGGGGGAACTATCTTGGGAACGTCTCGTGGCGGTCATGACACCAAAAAGATCGTTGATAGCATTGAGGACCGCGGAATCAACCAG GTCTACATAATAGGAGGTGATGGAACACAGAAAGGCGCTGCAGTAATTTTCGAG GAAATCAAAAGACGTGGTCTAAAAGTTGCAGTGGCGGGTATTCCCAAAACCATAGATAACGACATTCCG GTGATAGACAAATCATTCGGTTTTGATTCTGCTGTCGAGGAAGCCGAACGTGCTATTAATGCTGCACATGTTGAAGCTACAAGTATCGAGAATGGCATCGGTTTTGTGAAGTTAATGGGAAGATATTGTG GATTTATCGCTATGTATGCAACTCTTGCGAGTCGAGATGTGGATTGCTGCCTTATTCCGGAGTCACCCTTTTATCTTGAAGGCGCTGGTGGACTTTTCGAATACATAGAGAAACGGCTGAAAGAACAAGGGCATATGGTGATTGTCATGGCCGAAGGGGCCGGACAGGAGCTACTCTCTGAGGAATTTCGAACTGCAAATCAACATGATGCTTCTGGTAATAAGCTTCTGGATGACGTTGGACTATGGATATCTCGACGGATTAAG GATCATTTTTCGAAGAAAAGAAAGATAGCAATTAATCTAAAATATATAG ATCCGACATACATGATTCGGGCTATTCCTAGTAATGCATCCGACAACGTGTACTGCACGCTTCTTGCTCAAAGTGCTGTTCATGGAGCCATGGCCGGATTTACTGGTTTCACAGTAGGGCTCGTAAATGGAAGACAAACTTATATACCCTTCTAT AGAATTAATGAGTTGCGGAACAAGGTCATAATCACTGATCGAATGTGGGCGAGACTGCTGTCTTCCACAAATCAGCCAAGTTTCTTGTCTCGAAAACAGGCCACTGAAGTTGACAAGAAGGAACACCCGGATACACAATTATTAGACGACAGTTTCGCGGATGGCGAAGCAGTGACTAAAGATATCACATGCTAG
- the LOC140971402 gene encoding AP-4 complex subunit sigma, translated as MGIRFVLMVNKQGQTRLAQYYEYLTIEERRALEGEIVRKCLVRTEQQCSFVEHRNYKIVYRRYASLFFLVGVDNEENELAILEFIHLLVETMDRHFGNVCELDIMFHLEKAHFMLEEMVMNGCIVETSKANILSPIQLMDKAS; from the exons ATGGGAATAAGATTCGTACTGATGGTAAACAAGCAAGGACAGACCCGTCTAGCTCAGTACTACGAATATCTAACGATCGAGGAACGACGCGCTCTCGAAGGAGAAATCGTCCGCAAATGTCTCGTCCGCACCGAGCAACAG TGTTCCTTTGTTGAGCATCGAAACTACAAAATTGTGTATAGGCGATATGCATCACTATTTTTCCTGGTTGGAGTAGACAATGAAGAA AATGAGCTTGCGATTCTGGAGTTCATTCACCTCCTAGTTGAAACGATGGATCGACATTTTGGCAATGTG TGTGAGCTGGATATCATGTTTCATTTGGAGAAAGCTCACTTCATGCTGGAAGAAATGGTGATGAATGGTTGCATTGTCGAGACAAGCAAGGCCAACATTCTGTCTCCAATACAGCTGATGGACAAAGCATCATAG